The sequence below is a genomic window from Sorangiineae bacterium MSr12523.
TCTTTTCGGCTGCTTGCCGCTGTCGCACACGTTCGGTCAAATCTGCGGGATGTGCACGTCGTTTCGGGCCGGCGCGACGATGGTGTTGATGCAAAGGTTCGACGCCGCCGAAGCGCTCGATCTCATGGTCGCCGAGCGGTGCACGGTGTTCATGGGTGTCCCTTCCATGTACATCGCACTTCTCGATGTGGCGTCGAAGGACGCGAGGCGGCCACCGCTCGATCGCGCGTTTTCGGGCGGCGCGTCACTCCCGGTGAAAGTGCTTCGCCAATTCGAAGAAACGTTCGGCTGCCCAATCTACGAAGGGTACGGCCTGACCGAAACGTCTCCTGTGGTCGCGTACAACCAGAAGCCCTGGCCCGTCAAGCCGGGCACGGTAGGACGGCCCATCTGGGGGGTGGAGGTGGAGATCGCGAAAGCGGATGTCGAAGACCGGATCGAATTCGTCCCCACCGGGGTCGCGGGCGAGATTGTCATTCGAGGTCACAACGTCATGGCCGGATATCTCAATCGGCCGGACGCAACTGCGGAAACCATCGTAGACGGTTGGTTTCGCTCCGGGGACATCGGTACGAAAGACAGCGACGGCTATCTTGCCATCGTCGACCGGAAGAAGGACATGGTCCTGCGGGGCGGGTACAACGTCTACCCTCGCGAGATCGAGGAGGTATTGATCCGTCACCCTGCGATCGCGCAGGTCGCGGTGATCGGCCTTCCGCACGACGTCAACGGCGAGGAGGTCTGCGCCGTGGTCATCCCATCGTCGGGAGCCGCTCCCGGAGCAGAGCTATCCGAGGAGATCATTCTCTGGAGCAAAGAGCGTTTGGCCGCGTACAAATATCCGCGAATCGTAAAATTCGTGGACGGTTTCCCGCTCGGCACCAGCGGCAAGGTCCTCAAGCGCGAATTGGTGGCGCGGTTCAGTCGCTGAAACGGGGTGCGCTCGTCACCCAAGCCACACTTGCCTTCATCGGGTCCTCCTCCTCGCAAGATCTCCAGCTTCGCAACCGGTTATCTGCCCGAAGAGGACCCGCGGCACGCAAGCTCGACACGATCGAGGCTCGTCACGAGCGCTCGTTTCTTGTCGGCGCGGCGATTCGCCTGACCGCAAACGCGAGACGCAGGCGCGCGCGTCGCGACCTCTCGCTGGAGGACGACGAAGGGCCCGAGCCCTCCTGCAGCGCACCGCTGCCGACGAGCCGTTCGATGCGGGGCGTGCGACGAAAGGCAACCGATGCCTAACATACAAGACTGGGCCGATATCGGACGGAAGGGTGTTGTGCACGTCCCGTCATTTTTGGATAGCGGAAGTAGGTATTTGGCAAATACGTTTGCTTTGACGATGAGGCTGGCGGCATGGAAATGCTGCCATTCGATTTCGATATAGATAGGGGCACATACACGCCTCATTTGCGCGCAGGGGATCTCCTAGTCGGCTGACTCGTGGTTCCTTGGTAGTTCGCTGTGATGAGCCGAAACCCCACGCCATACACCAAAATACTCGACGAATTCGAATCCGCTAAGAGCGGGACGCTTTGTGCCGGCGAGCTCTATCAGTCGGTGGGGTGAGCAACCGAGGAGGCCTGGCGATGCCAGCTGGGGCTGTCGCTCGGCCTTTCTCTGGAAGCCTTCCCGTGAAATCCCTCTCGGCCTCTTCTACTTGAACACGAGCTTCATGCGCTCGCGCACGAGGCCGAGCGTCTCGCCCGCCACCGCGTTCGCGCGCTTCGAGTGCTCGGCGAGGATCTCGCGCACGCGGGCATCCCCCGTGGCGCCTTCGAGCTGCGCCCGGCGCTCGCGAATCGGGGCGAGAAGTGCGTCGATTGCGGGCACCAGCTCGGCCTTGATGTGCCCGTCGCCGATGTTGTCGCCCCGCCGGTAGCGATCCTCGAGCTCCGCCACGCGCCCCGCATCGGGGATGAAGGCGCGCACGTACTGAAAGAGCGCATTGTTCGTGTCGCCCGGCGCATTCATGTCGGTGCGCCCCGTGAAAATCTGCGCCACCTTCTTTTTGATCTGCGCCGCCGTGTCGTGGAGAAAAATCGCGTTGTTCAGGCTCTTGGACATCTTGGCCGCGCCATCGACGCCCACCAAGCGGCCCACCCGGCCCACCTTGCCCTCGGGGATCGGCAGAAGGCCGCCGGCCTTCACGTGATCCTCATCCGCCGTCGTCGGGTCCACGCCGCAGTAGGTGTGATTGAACCGACGCGCCACCTCGCGGCACATCTCGATGTGCGCGAGCTGGTCTTCCCCGACGGGCACCAACGCCGGCCGGAACACGAGGATGTCGGCGCACTGCCCGACGGCATAGAGCGGGAACCCGAAGCTGTACTTGTCCCCGAGCGACTTGAGCTCGAGCTCGTCCTTCAAGGTCGGATTGCGCATCACGCGGTTGAACGGCAGCAGCATGGACAGATGCCACGTCAGCTCCGTAATCGCGGGCACCTCGCTCTGCAGCACGATGGTGGACCGTTCCGGATCGATGCCTGCCGCCAACCAGTCCTTCAGGATCTCGTACGTGTCGCGCTCGATTTCCTCCGGCTTGTCCGCCCGCGTGGTGAAGGCGTGGAGGTTCGCAATGAGAAAATAGCACTCGTACTCGTCCTGAAGGCGCACCCGGTTCTCGATGGATCCCACCCAGTGGCCGATGTGGAGTCTGCCCGTGGGGGTATCGCCGGTGAGAATGCGAGGACGCGTCGTGCTGGTGGGGGAAGGCGCTTGGGTCATTGGAGTCCCGTGCAGCCTATCGCGACTGGCCGCATTCGGCGACTACCGGATGACCTACGGCACCGGCCGTCCCGGCGCCGGCCCGCCGCCCCCCGCGCCATCGGACTCAGCGGAAATTGTAAATGATGGCCACCGACGTGATCGCGTCCGTGTCCTTGACGTTCGGCAGCGGATCGTGGTCGTAGCGCAACGTGAAGGTCGTCGCCGCGGAGAACTTGTCGGTGATGGTCGACTTCAACGCGTTGTTCCAGGTGATACGCCAGGCCTTGGTGGGATCGAACGGCTGCAGGTACTCGAGGCCGGTGGTGAAGTTGATGTACGCATTCAATTGATTGTCATAACCAAAGAAGAGACGTGAACTGTGACGGTCTGCCGTCTTGTGGGTCGCCGCTTCCATCGTTTCCGTACGATCCGCCGGCGGCGTCGTGTCGTACGTTCTCCTGGCCTGCTCTACATTGAAATCACGTCGAATATCGTGTTGGAAGTCGTAACCAAGCTCGAACCAGAGTCGGTGTTTCTTGTCGTCGAGGACGTAATACGCAACACCTGGATCGATATTGGCTCGCAGGTCGAGGCCTTGAAACTTGTCGCGCCTTCCGGCCGCCTGGACGAATAGGGCCCACTTGTCCGCGAAGAAGTAGTCGTAGCGAATGAGCCCTTGCAGGTTGGAAACGGTCGTCTCGATGGGCGCGTCTTTGTTCGCCGCCGCGCGACCGTAGTTGATGGCGGCCGCGGACGAAAATTGATGATTGTCCTGCCGGTAGCGGTACGTGCCCGACGCCGTCACGGCCAACGAACGCGCATTTCCGGTGCTGAAAAGGCCGCCCGCCTGCACGGTCGCGGCCGTGCCGTCCTTGGTATCGCGCGTCGGTCCGCTGGCGAAGGAGTCCTTCACGAGCGTCGTCGACCCCGTGGATGCCGACGCCTGCGTGGCCGTGCCCCCCGCGGTCCTGGGTGGAGGCGTCGTGGTTTGAGCCTGAGCCGCGGCCGCGGAAAGGAACAGAACTGCAGCGATGGATCCTCGGAATAGGGTCGTTGCGCTCATGGCGAGCGACCATACCCGAATTATCCAAAATGACGCAGCGAACTGCGTACTTCACACCCAGCCAAGTAACTTATATACGGCTACAGATGAGATATCAGGATTGTGGGGCGGCGGAGCCCCCCACGACCTGAATGCGGATCAGATATCGATCTTCTTCAACTTCATCTGCACGTCGCTCGACCAGTGATTGGCAAACGCGCGCACACACGTCGAAAGGTATCGATCGTAGTCATCGAAAACCTTGTCGCCCCAGCGCTCGCGAATCTCTTTTTCGTGCAGGCGCATGCGGCGCAGCCACTCGCCGGTGGTCTTGCCGTAGTCGACGCGGCGGGTCTTCAGCTCGAGGATTTCCCACGAGGGATTCACGGCCATGACCAGCTCTTCGAGCCGCGGGTTCAACCCGCCGGGGAAGATCACGTCGGCCGTGAACTTGAGATCCGAAATGTCCTGGCGCGTGCGCGGAACGCGGTTTCGCAAAATGGCCTGGAAGCCAAAGCACGCACCCGGCTTCACCCACTCGGCCACTTTGTTGAAGTACTTGCGATACAGCTCCACGGCGAGCCCCTTGTTCGCCTGCGCGGGCGAGCAAAGATGGTCGATCATCTCGATGGAGACGAGCGCGTCGTAAAGGTACGGCGGCACGAAATCTTTGTAGTCGGCGCACCAGGCCTTCACGCCCGGGATCTTCCGCGCGTTGATCTCGTCGTGCTGCGCCGTCGAAAGGGTGATGCCGTGGGCCTCTTTGGCGCCGCGCTTGGCGATGTATTCGAGGTTCGCTCCCCAGCCACACCCGATGTCGAGCACCGTCTTCTCGGGCGTCACCTCGGCGAACTCGTAGAGAATGCGCGACTTGTTCTGTTGCGCCTGCTCCAGCGTGTCCGTCTCCTTCTCGAAGACGGCGCTCGTGTAGTGCATGCGCTCGTCCAGCCAGAGGCGGAAAAACTCGTTCGAAATATCGTACCCGATCTCGATTTCTTCTTTGGTGCTCGTCACAGCACCGCGTCTTAGCATAAATCTCGGCCTGCGCTCCGCGTACGCGCTTTCGCACCCCTCAAAAGCGGCGGCATGCGATATGGTCCCGCGACATGGATGCCAGTGCGAACCATGCCACCCGCAGGACGTTCTACCCCGAGATCGAGCCGTACCAAAGCGGGCGGCTCAAAGTGTCGGACACCCACGAGATCTACTGGGAGGTCTCGGGCAATCCCCAGGGCAAACCCGCGGTGTTCGTGCACGGCGGGCCCGGCGGTGGCACCGAGCCAAAACAGCGCCGCTTCTTCGACCCCAAGAAGTACCGCATCGTCCTGTTCGACCAGCGCGGCTGCGGAAAGAGCACCCCGCACGCCTCCCTCGAGGACAACACCACGTGGCATCTCGTCGCGGACATGGAGGCGCTCCGCACGCACCTGGGCATCGACAAGTGGCAGGTGTTCGGCGGCTCCTGGGGCAGCACCCTCGCGCTCGCCTATGCCCAGACGCACCCCGAGCGGGTGACGGAGCTCGTCCTCCGCGGCATCTTCCTGCTCCGCAAGTGGGAGATCGATTGGTTCTACCAACACGGGACCAGCGCCATTTACCCGGATGCGTGGGAAGACTACCTGGCGCCGATTCCCGAGAACGAGCGCCACGACATGGTGCATGCGTATTACAAGCGTCTCACCAGCCCCGATCCGAAGGTGCAGGCGGAGGCCGCCAAGGCTTGGAGCGTTTGGGAAGGCCGCACCAGCTGCTTGATCCCGAACCAAGAGCTCATTGCCAAGTCGGCGGGTGACAAATTCGCCATCGCCTTCGCGCGCATCGAGTGCCACTACTTCGTGAACAACGGCTTCTTCGAACCGGGCAAGGGCCTGCTCGACGGCGTCGATCGCATTCGCAAAATCCCCGGCACCATCGTGCAGGGCCGTTACGACGTCGTGTGCCCCATGGAGAGCGCATGGGCGCTGCACCGCGCATGGCCCGAGGCGGAGCTCAAGATCGCCCAGGATGCGGGGCACTCCGCGTTCGAGCCGGGCATCCTGCACGAGCTCATCGAAGCGACGGATCGCTACGCCAAGTGAGAACCCTCTATCCCGAGATCGCGAACCCGAATCGCTCGGGGATGCTGCGCGTCTCCGACGTTCACGAGATCTACTGGGAGGAGTCCGGCAACCCCGAGGGCAAGCCGGTGATTTTCGTTCACGGCGGCCCCGGTGCGGGAACCAACCCGCGCCAGCGCCGCCTCTTCGACCCGACGAAGTACCGCATCGTCCTGTTCGATCAGCGCGGCTGCGGCCAGAGCACGCCGAACGGCTCGCTCGTGGACAACACGACGTGGCACCTCGTGGCGGACATGGAGGCGCTGCGCACGTACCTGGGCATTGAAAAATGGCAGGTCTTCGGTGGCTCGTGGGGCAGCACGCTCTCGCTGGCCTATGCGCAGACGCACCCCGAGCGGGTGACCGAGCTGGTGCTCCGCGGCATCTTTTTGGGACGCAAGGCGGAATGCAACTGGCTCAATCAGGGCCCGGGCACCAACGCCTTTTACCCCGATGCGTGGGAAGGCTATGCGGGCCACATCCCGGAAAACGAGCGGCATGATCTGGCGCGTGCCTACTACCGCCGATTGACCAGCGACGATCCGCGGGTTCAGGCGGATGCCGCACGCGCCTGGGCTCTGTGGGGGGCCCACGTGTGGACGCTTTTGCGGGACGAGGGCGCGATCGCGAAAGCCCACGACGATCCCACGGCACTGGCCACCGCCCGCATCGATTGCCACTACGTGGTGAACGGCTGCTTCCTCGAATCGGACGGCGCTCTGCTCGAAAATGTGAAACGCATTCGTCACATTCCGGCAACGATCGTCCAGGGACGCTACGACGTTGGCTGCCCCATGGAAAATGCATGGGCTTTGCATCGTGCATGGCCCGAGGCAGAGCTCAAAATCGTACCCGATGCGGGACACAGCGCGTTCGAGCCCGGCACCGCCCACGAGCTCGTCGAGGCGACGGATCGCTACGCAAAGTGATATTGTGTAACACCCCACGTGGAACCGGATAAGCCGAGCGAGCACGTTCTCCAAGACGGCACGAAGGTCACCGTGCGCGCGATTCGCGCTTCCGACGCCGACATGTTGCGCGCCGGGTTCGACCGCCTTTCGCCGGAGTCGCGCTACCGCCGCTTCTTCTCCAGCGTCAACGTGCTCACGGACGAAGCCGTTCGCTATTTGACCGACGTGGACGGATACAACCACGTGGCCATCGTCGCGGTGGTGGACTCGCTCGATTTGAAGGTGGAGGACGGCCTCGGCGTCGCGCGCTTCATCCGGCTCGAGGAAGATCCGGAAATCGCCGAAGCCGCCGTCACCGTCATGGACAATGCGCAACGCAAGGGACTCGGCCGCATCTTGCTCTCGGTGCTCGTCGAGAAAGCGCGCACGATCGGCGTGAAGCGATTTCGCGCCGAGGTGCTGCGTGAGAACGAGCCCATGATGAAGCTTCTCCTCGGCGCCGGGGCCACCATGCACCGCACCAGCGGACCGACCGTGATCTTCGACGTGCCCATCGAGGGCGCTACGCAGGACAGCGCCGAGGAAGCGAGCCTGGTCGAACGCGTCCTTCGCGCCGCCGCTTCCTCGCTCACCGTGTTCCTGCGCACCTTGCGCCCGCCCCACAGCGAGGCCGAGCTCGCCGAGGCTCCGCGAAGCGTTGACTCGGAGTCAATACCGGAGGAGGCTAAGGAGCAGAGGAGCGACGCCAAGAGCCAATGACCGACTTCGACTACGACTACGCGATCATCGGCTCGGGCTTCGGTGGCAGCGTCTCGGCGCTGCGCCTGTCGGAAAAAGGCTATCGCGTTGCCGTCATCGAAATGGGCAAGCGCTGGCGCCCGCAGGACTTTGCCAAGACCACCTGGGATCTGCGCCGCTATTTCTGGAAACCCTCGTGGGGCCTTCACGGCATCTTCCAGATGACCCTTCTGCGCGACGTCTTCTTCCTGCATGGGGCGGGCGTGGGCGGTGGCAGCCTGGTGTACGCGAACACGTTGATCCATCCGCCGGCGGCGGCCTTTCAGGATCCGCGTTGGGTCGGCATGGACTGGCAGAAGACGCTGCAGCCGTTCTACGCGCTCGCCAAGCGGATGCTCGGAGCCGTCGAGAGCCCGTTCATCGTGGAGACGGACCAAATCCTCAAAGACGTGGCCGACGAATTGGGACGCGGCCACACCTTTCATCGCCACACCGTCGGCGTCTATTTCGGGGAGGCCGGTGTGAAGGCGCCCGACCCATTCTTCGGCGGCGAAGGCCCCGAGCGCACCGGCTGCGTGCGCTGCGGCGGCTGCATGGTGGGCTGCCGGTACGAGGCGAAGAACACGCTGGACAAGAATTACTTGTACCTTGCAGAGAAACGGGGCACCGAGGTCATCCCCGAGACGAAGGTCAGCGACATCCGTCCGCTGGAGGGCGGTGGCTACGAGCTCACCATGGAGCGCTCGATCGGCGCACGCCGGCGCCGCACGATGCGCGTCAAAGGCGTGGTCGTCTCCGCGGGATCGTTCGGCACCGTGGAGCTGCTCATGCGCTGCAAGGAAAACGGCTCCTTGCCGAAGATCTCCGAGCAGCTCGGGAACTTCGTGCGCACGAACAGCGAGGCCCTGTTGGCGGTGCGTTCGCGCCGCAACGATGTCGACTATTCGCGCGGCATCGCCATCACGAGCGGCGCGTACGTCGACGACAACACGCACATCGAGATCGTGCGCTACCCCGCGGGTTCGGATTCGATGACCTTGCTCGCCACGATCCTCACGGGCGGCGAGGGGAGCATCCCGCGTTGGCTGCGCTGGATCGGCAACATCGTGCGGCATCCGATCAAGTTCGTGCAGGTGCACATTCCCTTCGGCTGGGCCAAGCGCACCGCAATTTTGCTGGTGATGCAGCCGGTGGACAATTACCTGCGCTACTCGATGCGGCGGCGCTGGTACTGGCCCTTCTCGCGCAAGCTGGACACCTCGCTCGTGGGCGACCGCCCCGTGCCCGTGTACATTCCCATCGCGAACCGCATCGCGCAGCTCATGGCCAAAAAGATGAACGGCATCGCCCAGAGCGGGCTGCTCGAGGTTCTCTTCAACAAGGCTTCGACGGCGCACATTTTAGGGGGATGCCCCATCGGCCTGACGCCGGACGACGGCGCCGTGGATCCCAAGAGCCACCTCTTTGGCTACGACGACTTCTACGTCGTCGACGGCTCCATCGTTCCGGCGAACCTCGGCGTGAACCCAAGCCTGACCATCACCGCCATGGCCGAACACGCGATGTCGCACATTCCGCCGAAGCCGGGTGCTGCGCAAAAGCCGGTGCAGCTCCCCGAGCTGCCCTAACGCGCTATAGTCAGTGCGTGCCAGGGCAGGGGGCTCAATTCAAGGATGTGCGGCCCATCGTCCTTTCGACGGCCGACAAGGCGCATCCATGGGCCGTGGCCGCATTCAACGCGAGTGCGCAACCGGTCCAGCTGACGCTTTCGACCGCGGGGCAACCCTCGGTCGTAGAGATCGTGGAACCGGCCACGGTCACGGTGCCTGCGGCGTCCGAGACGGTGTTCGTCATCTCGGTCTCCAACACGGCGACGGTGTCGAGCGATCAACTGGTGCTCTCCTCCAGCGATGGGTCGTTCGTGCGGAGGGATGTCTCCGTGGTATCGGAGAGCCCGACGCCGATGGCGGAGCAGTTGCACTTCGTCGGCTGGCACCTCATTCCTTTCACCTCGATGGTCCGCATCGAGCCGCTCAACGTGGGCACCGGCGATCCTGGCGGAGGGATCGTGGGCTTCGTGGGTTCACCGCAAGGCGGCATCGGCACGGTAGTTCGAAGCGGCGATGACTACAGCGTTCGCGGCATCACCGGCGCGGGTACGTACGAGGGGAGCATTCATGCGCGCCCCGACGTGGCGACCAAGGTGGAGGTCCACGTGCGCGATGCACCGGCGTGGCCTCTCATCGTGTTGGTGTGCGGGCTTCTCTTGGTCGGCAGCCTGGACCGCTTCAACAAGAGGGATCGGCCGCGGCAGCAGTTGCGCGTGCGATTGGCGGCGATTCTCGAACGCGGGCGACAGGAGCAGGCGGCGGCCCTGGAAGATCTGCGCCGCATTCCGGGGGAGATGCGCCCTGGGGGCATCACGCGCATGTGCGATGCGACAGGGGGAGCGGCCCGGCCGCTGCTGCTCGATCGCGAGGTAACGGCGGCGCTCAAGGCCTACGACGACGCACTCGATGACACGGAACGCGCGCGATGGCAGCCGGGCGGAAAGGGCCTCGAGGCCTTGGACGAGTTGGTGCGGAGCGTTACCTCGCTTCATCGTCAAGCGAGGCGCCTCGCGGAGGACCGCGTCGAGCTGCTCACCAAGGCGACTGGCGACGTGCGCCGCGCGCTGGAGAATTCCCCGACGCTCGCGCGTGTTGCCGCTGCCCTCGCGCCCGCCGACCTGCTCACCGAGGCCGAGCTGGTAAGTCTCTCGAGTACCCTCATCGACGCGGCCGATCGCCTCGCCCGCATGAAGCAGATCTACGATCAACTGCAGTGGATCGGCACGCACACTGGCGAGGGGGAGATCCGCGACAGCGCCGATCGCATTCTGCAGCAATTGACGGAAGATGCGGGCGATCTGGAGAGCCTCCTCGAAGATGCCGAGGCGTTGCGACGGCGCAGCGATGCCGACCCGCGCCGCGCGCCGGTCCTTCACGTGGTCCCCTCGATGCCCGTGAGCGCCTCACGCGCGAGCGAGGAGCCGGAGATCTCGCGCGCCGGCATGTCGACGCCTGCCGTGTCGCGTTCGTCCCCGGGGTCGTTGGCGCCGCCCGAAGCGCGACGCGGTGCGAACCTGGTCGTCCTTGCTGGATTGGGACTGGCCGTCGGCGCCGCCATCGCGGTTGCCGGCGTCCAATTCTCGAGCCTCGACGTCAAAGAAGCCGGCTCCGGCCGTCCGCCGTCGATTTCGACGTCCGCTCCCCCGGATCTTTCCTCGCCGCCAGCGCCGACGGCGAGCCCGCAACCGACGGCCACCCCGCGTCCGCGTCTGCCCGATGCCCCCGTGACCGCGAAGCCTTCGCCCGCACCGCGGGCCGCTGTCGCGGGGCCGTCATCGTTCGACGTCATGTTTCTCGGCGGGCTGGCTCCTGTCGCCGTTCTATCCCTGTTCCTCTACGTCGGATTCATCGCATGGCGAAATTGGCGTCGCACACGTGACAGCGATCCCGCGCTGCCGGGCCATGCATCGTTGACCCTGGAGCTCCTGCGCGATCAGCGCATGTTCGATCGCCTCAGCGCACTGCTCGTCGTTCTCGCCGGTATGTCCGTGCTCTACTTCCCCAATCCGAGCTTCGGCTCTCTTGGCGATTACGCCACCATGCTTCTCTGGGGCACCGGCGTCGGCGAAGCCGTCCAACTGGCGCGCCGCCTCGTCCCTTCACTGCCTTCCTAGCCGCACCCTTGCCAGCCATGCGCAGAGCGCGTGGTGGGGTCGGCCGTGGGTGTCCCGGACAGGTGGAAATCTGTCCGGGACAGGTCGGCGCCGCGCGGTTGGGCGCATTTTCCCGTGGATGCGAATTGGCACCGCATTGGCAATGCATCGGGGCAGGCCTTGCCTGCGCGGTGCTCCGGACCCCGCGCCCGCAAGGTCGCAGATCAAGATGATGGGTTGCGACAGGTACGAGTGGGACGCAACAGCCCTCCACGTGCCCGTTGATAGCGAGGAACCACTCCTACGGGAGCCTCGCCAGCGGGAACAACATGCGGAGCGGTGACGGGAGGCGCTGCGGGCGCGGACCGGTAGCCGAAGACCTCGTTGGGGAAGCAGCGCAAAAACTGCTCGCATCTACCGGAACTTTTCCTACCCTCATTTTTATCTGGCAGAGAGAAGGCCAGAAGAAGAACGTCTGAGATTGCGCGGATGCGCAATCGCGCACTCGTTTGTCCTCCGTCCCGTCCCGTCCCGTCCCGTCCCGTCCCGGCCGCGCCAGCGCGTCCCCCATTGGTCGCGTCTCGCTTCAACGAGAAACCCGGTACCCCCTAATCCGCGACGGCTTCGTTGCGGCGGTCGAACACGATGTCCTCGGCCGAGCGCAGCCCGATGGAAATGGCGCCCGTGAGGACCGCGTCTTCTCCAAGCTCGCTCGCGACGATGCGGGGTACCAGCGGCGTGAGCCCGCGCAGCGCCTTGTCCATCGGACCGGCGAGAAGATCGGCGCTCTTGCCGATGCCGCCGCTCAGCACCACCAGCTCCGGATCGAGCACGGCCGACACCGAGGCCACCAAGTAAGCCAATCGCGCGGCCTCCTCGGTGACGATGCGCCGTGCGCGCTCATTGCCGTTGCGCGCCATCACGAACACGTCGAGCGCCGACTGCGCGTCGCGCAGGTTCTCGCTCTTCGCCAACTTGAGCACGGAATCCCCCGCCGCGGCGGCCTCCATGAGCCCCCGTGCGGACGGCGTCTTCTTCGTGCCGCTGCCATTCTCGTCGCTGCTCCAGCCGAAGGGCAGGTACCCCACCTCGCCCGCGGCGCCGTGCGCGCCTCGGTACAAGCGCCCATCGAGCACGATGCCCATACCGATACCGGTTCCGATCACCACGCAGACGAACGAGCTTGCACCCTTCGCAGCACCACGCGCGTGCTCGCCCACCGCCGCGAGGTTCGCATCGTTTTCCACCACGAGCCCCACCCCCAACGCGGCCTCCAATTCATCGAGCAGCCCTTTCCGCCCCCAGTCGGGCAAATTCGGTGCGTAGTGCAGAATGCGTCCGCGCGGATCGGGCACGCCTGGGCTGCCCACGACCTTCGCCACCATGTCTTCGAGGTCGAGCCCCGCTTCGCGCACCGTCTTGTTCGCGAGCTGGTTCACCGTCTTCACCAGCGCGCGCGCCGTCGCGCAGCGATTTGGCTCGTCGATCCGAGCCACCACCGTGCCCGCGAGATCGGCCACCGCCACACGGATGCGCGCGCGCCCGATGTCGATGCCCATCACGTGCCCGGCGGAGGGGTTCGATTCGTACAAAATGGCCGATCGGCCCAAACCGGCCGACGTCCGCCCAATCGTGCGGACCAATCGACTCTGCTCGAGCTCGAGCAACGCCTGACCCACGGTAGGCTTGGAAAGCCCCGTGTCTTTGGCCAGTTGCGGCCTCGTTGCCGCACCACCCGATCGCAAACGCGTCAGAACGATGCGCTGATTTAGCTCGCGCATGCTCGCGGGGGTGCCAACCTGAGGGACTCGGACGTCGGTGACTTTGGTGATGCTGGCTACTTTGCTCACGGGACGAGGCGAGTGTACGACCTTCATGGTTCCCCTGACCAGTTGGATATGTTAAGAAAGTTTCTTAACTAATCGTCCTCACCAGCATTGGAGGTGGATCGTGATGAGCGAAACGCACTTGGAGGCCTCGCGTGACGCCTCCAGATCGAGCGCAGACGTCGGAGCTCCTCAGGGATTGGAACGGCGCATCGGGACGCTCGGGGCGACGGCGATGAATATGACACAGATGTGCGGGATCGGCCCGTTCATCACCATTCCCACCATGGTGGCCACCCTTGGGGGGCCCCAGGCCATTTTCGGATGGATCGTCGGAGCTTTGATCGTTCTCGCGGACGGTCTGGTCTGGGCGGAGCTTGGCGCGGCGATGCCAAGTGCGGGCGGCACCTACGTGTACCTGCGCGAAGCTTTTCAGTACCGAACCGGGCGCCTGATGCCGTTTCTCTTCGTTTGGACGGCGATCCTCTTCATCCCGCTCC
It includes:
- a CDS encoding GNAT family N-acetyltransferase, yielding MEPDKPSEHVLQDGTKVTVRAIRASDADMLRAGFDRLSPESRYRRFFSSVNVLTDEAVRYLTDVDGYNHVAIVAVVDSLDLKVEDGLGVARFIRLEEDPEIAEAAVTVMDNAQRKGLGRILLSVLVEKARTIGVKRFRAEVLRENEPMMKLLLGAGATMHRTSGPTVIFDVPIEGATQDSAEEASLVERVLRAAASSLTVFLRTLRPPHSEAELAEAPRSVDSESIPEEAKEQRSDAKSQ
- a CDS encoding GMC family oxidoreductase, which produces MTDFDYDYAIIGSGFGGSVSALRLSEKGYRVAVIEMGKRWRPQDFAKTTWDLRRYFWKPSWGLHGIFQMTLLRDVFFLHGAGVGGGSLVYANTLIHPPAAAFQDPRWVGMDWQKTLQPFYALAKRMLGAVESPFIVETDQILKDVADELGRGHTFHRHTVGVYFGEAGVKAPDPFFGGEGPERTGCVRCGGCMVGCRYEAKNTLDKNYLYLAEKRGTEVIPETKVSDIRPLEGGGYELTMERSIGARRRRTMRVKGVVVSAGSFGTVELLMRCKENGSLPKISEQLGNFVRTNSEALLAVRSRRNDVDYSRGIAITSGAYVDDNTHIEIVRYPAGSDSMTLLATILTGGEGSIPRWLRWIGNIVRHPIKFVQVHIPFGWAKRTAILLVMQPVDNYLRYSMRRRWYWPFSRKLDTSLVGDRPVPVYIPIANRIAQLMAKKMNGIAQSGLLEVLFNKASTAHILGGCPIGLTPDDGAVDPKSHLFGYDDFYVVDGSIVPANLGVNPSLTITAMAEHAMSHIPPKPGAAQKPVQLPELP
- a CDS encoding ROK family protein, with protein sequence MSKVASITKVTDVRVPQVGTPASMRELNQRIVLTRLRSGGAATRPQLAKDTGLSKPTVGQALLELEQSRLVRTIGRTSAGLGRSAILYESNPSAGHVMGIDIGRARIRVAVADLAGTVVARIDEPNRCATARALVKTVNQLANKTVREAGLDLEDMVAKVVGSPGVPDPRGRILHYAPNLPDWGRKGLLDELEAALGVGLVVENDANLAAVGEHARGAAKGASSFVCVVIGTGIGMGIVLDGRLYRGAHGAAGEVGYLPFGWSSDENGSGTKKTPSARGLMEAAAAGDSVLKLAKSENLRDAQSALDVFVMARNGNERARRIVTEEAARLAYLVASVSAVLDPELVVLSGGIGKSADLLAGPMDKALRGLTPLVPRIVASELGEDAVLTGAISIGLRSAEDIVFDRRNEAVAD